The stretch of DNA GGGTCGTTGTTGCGGAATAGTTCCACCGGCAGGCGGATCAGGTCGTCGAAATCCACCGCCTGGTAGGCCGACAGCGTCGCCACATAGCTGGCGTAGACGCGCGCCGACTGCGCCTCGTCCTCATCCTTGGCCTGGTTCAGCGCGATGATCGGATCGACCAGGCCGTTTTTCCACAGCGAGATGTCGGTCTGAATGCGCCGCACCACCTGCTTGTCGGTGGTGATGGCCAGATCCTGGATCAGCGAACCGCAATCGTCGGCGTCCATGATCGAGAAACGGTCCTTGAGGCCGACGCCATTGGCTTCCTGCCGCAAGATCTTCACGCCCAGCGAGTGGAAGGTCGACACCGTCAGCTGCTTGGCCTGCTTGGGCTGCTTGAGCAGCTTGGCGATCCGTTCCTGCATCTCCAGCGCCGCCTTGTTGGTGAAGGTCAGCGCAGCGATGGTGCGCGGGTCGTAGCCGCGGTCCTCGATCAGGTGGGCGATCTTCTGCGTGATCACGCGCGTCTTGCCCGAGCCGGCGCCCGCCAGCACCAGGCAGGGACCGTCCAGATAGGTGACAGCCTGGCTCTGGGGCAAATTGAGGCCGAAAACGGGGACTTGGGTGGACATCGGATGGGGGCTAGGAAAACGGAAAAGCAACCCCACATTGTAACAGTCCAAGCGGCCGCCACTGATATGCCGCAGGTAGCGTGGCTGACAATACGCTACCATGCGGGAATCGGGCCTCCGCCTCACCTTATATTGGTTGCAATCATGAAATTTGAACACTTAATCGAAGTCAACGACCCACTCAATCCGCTGATCGATGCGCTGACCGTCAAGCAAGTCTGGGCCGGCCTGGTGCTGCGTGCCGAGTCGCCGAAACTGTTTGTGCCGCATCTGGACGAAGCCATCATCGATCAGCGTACCGAGTCCGGCTTCCGCCGCCGTCTGCGCTACGGCGAGCTGGTGGTGGAAGACCGCGTCGAGCTGGAACCGATGCGCCAGGTGCGCTACCGCGTGGCGGCGCAGCAGGATATCGCCGA from Duganella dendranthematis encodes:
- a CDS encoding SRPBCC family protein encodes the protein MKFEHLIEVNDPLNPLIDALTVKQVWAGLVLRAESPKLFVPHLDEAIIDQRTESGFRRRLRYGELVVEDRVELEPMRQVRYRVAAQQDIAESSLIMTIETPSENALFVRFQYEDSHDEATDQANAMYDEFRRSAYVESDIDTIGMMRELAQEGRLDATLN